Sequence from the Qipengyuania pelagi genome:
CGACCAGCGCGAAGGTCTCTGGCGCGGCTGCGAGAGCGCGGTCCGCCATCGCGGCGACGGTGTCGTCCAGCGTCAGATCGGCGATCGCGGGCGCTGCGATATCCCGCAAGTCCTCGATCTGCGCGCGCCACAGGCTCGCATCGCACAGGAGCGCCGGCAGGAAGAGGACGCTGGTCAGGCGCGTCATCTCCCGGGATGGACCCGAGAACCTTCGTCCGGTCGGGTGGACGATAGGGCGATTTTCGCAACGGACTGGTTCATGCAGGCTTCCCTTTCGCCAAGCGTGACTTTTCTTCGAGGCGTTCATCATTCTCATTTTCCGAGGACGTACCGGTTCTTCGCACACTAGGGTTGCGACGCATGATGCCCACGAGATGCGCAGGACGGTCCCGTCTGCGGCATACGCGCATATTATAGCCATTGCGCGAACCGCCAGGCGCGAGAGCGATCTCCTGCATCCCTTTTATGATCGACGAAACCCGACCAGGGGGCCGAATGGATGATTTGGGCTCGCGGGCAGGCGCTCAACGTTTCGTGAACCCGTCGTAGGCTAGGAGACGGCCATGACGAAAGACACCGATTCTCCGGAAGAGCTCGCGAACCGTCCGACCGCGATCGCGGGGCGACCGACCTTCTCGGGTGCAGCCCGCCTGGTCTATTTCTGCGACGCCGGCTGTCGCCCCAACCCCGGACCGCATCTTCCGGTCGTATGGGACGGACAGGTCTTCCTGGATGCACCACGTGTCGAAGGGACCAACCACCGAGCCTCCTACCACTCCGTCAAGGTCGCACTCGACGATGCGGCACGTCACGGTGCGACGCACGTCGAAGTCCAGCTGACTTCACGTCTGGTCTTTCTTCAGCTGAGCACGGGAGGATATTGCCGGGACATCGACCTGAAGAACCTGCGCGACTTGATCTTCACCTTGGCAGATCGGGTCAGTCCGATACGAATCGTTTTGGTGACGGAGCCTTTCCTGCTGGGCAGCCGGGTGTTCCCGTCCCGAAGAGAGTTGCGTGATCACGTCGAGGCCATTCCAATATAGGCTGATCGTGACTTCCGCACGGACGTGCGCCGCTCCTCGACCATGCGTATCGTCGCCTGGACGCGCGCGGGAAAGGATCCGTCGTTGATCTCTCGTGGCTCAACGACCAGTCCGAGTTCCAAGGTTCCCGGATCTCGGATCGGCAGGGTGAAGCTTTCCAGCCAGCGCCCCGGGCCCATGCTCGTCGTATCCGGATCGCTGGTGAACACGAGCGCCGTGCGGACCAGCCTTTTGAGATCCAGGCACCCCATTCTGCCGTCGATGAGCCGCCCGCCTGGCTTCGGATCGCCGAGCAGGAGCTCGCCGTTCGGGCCCGACCCGATAACTTCGTAGATCGTATAGCGTGCGTGACGGAAGCCTTCGGGGACGCTCACCCCTCGTAACAGACCCATGGTTTCATCATCGTTCTCCGCGTCTCCCAGACCTTTCAGTTTCCACGCGAATTCCTGCAATGTCCTGTCGTCGTGTTCGATGGCGGTGTGCCTAGCTTGCTGGACGAGCTCGTCCATCACCGACGCCAGATTTTCTCCTATGCTCTTCATGCTTTTCCCTTCTCTGCGGTTATTCGCGACCCATCGTCGTTTCGATCGCCTCCGTGAGGAAGGACCCGACCACCGGTGCCACGGAAGTTGATCGGTCCGGTGCTTCTCGTAGAAGGAGCCGGTGACGCTGCTCGTTTCCATGGCCCTCCTCATCGTTCCCGCCGGCGAGGAATTCGCGTGTACGCCCGAGGCGGTCTGGGACGGCGACGGACCGGTATGGTGTGCCGAAGGCCCACGCATCCGGTTGGCCGGCATCGCCGCGCGCGAACTGGATGGGAGCTGTTCGACCGGTCATCCCTGCCCCGACGCGGATCCGATCGCCGCACGCGATGCCTTGGCCGGATTGCTCGGTCGCACCCTTGGTTGGGGCCGCCACGGCCACGTGCTGGTGGAAGGCCCGACCATGCGCTGCGTGTCCACAGGATCGGCGGGACGTGACCGGACGGGCGCATGGTGCGTATCGCCCAGGGCCGGGGACGTCTCCTGCGCGATGGTCAGAGGCGGCTGGGCGTCGCGATGGGATCGATATTGGAAGGAGCACCGATGCCGTTGAAGGAACGAGAGGGCCGTTCGGAAGACCGCGATGACCTCTTCATGAGACTGGAGTTCGTGGTCATCGTCCTGATGATGGTCGGATCACTCCTGTCGGTGGTGGTTTCGTTCATCTGGCCCTCGGCCGCCATCGCACATCCTGGGGGGCTCGCAGCGGACGGTTGTCATAACGATCGCAAGAACGGGGGGCGCCATTGTCATCGGACACCGCCGACTCAGAGCCGCGACCGACAGTCGGCTCGAACTGATGTCTATTATGCGAATTGCGCGGCAGCTCGGGCAGCGGGTAAAGCTCCCGTCAGGAGCGGCGACCCGGGATACGCCCGACACCTCGACCGCGATGGGGATGGGATCGGTTGCGAATGATGAATGACGGACGGGACCCGCCCGAAGACGATCTTGGCGAAGACGAGCATGATGCCTTGGCAGCCACCGGCCGTGCCATCTCCGGTCTCGTCCCGATGTTCGGCGGGGTCATCGGCGAACTCATCACGAAGATCATTCCAGATCAACGAACGGAGCGGATCGTCCGCTATGTCCGCGATCTCAATACGCGTCTTGAAGCTTTCGAGGCGGATCTTGATGCAATTCTCGCAGAGCCGGAGAACATCGATCTGATCGAAGAGGGCGGTTTCCAGGCCGCACGGGCGATGAGTTGGGAAAGGGTCGACAAGATAGCCACGATGGTGGCCAATGGTCTTCGATCGAAAGATGCCGATCTCGTTCGCCGCAAGAGACTCACGAGACTGCTCGGACAGTTGGATGACGATGAGCTCGTGCTGCTCAACGCCTACGGTCAGTCCTACGGCGGAGATCTCGGGATCTGGCAGATGGTCAATCGGCCGGACCCGGCGGATCTACAGTCGAGCCGGAGCGAGATCGACGCGGAGAAGCTCTATGAGGCGGGCCGCGAACATCTCCTGCGTCTGGGCCTGCTATGCAAGAACTACCGGACACCGCCTCGGGGGCAGGCGCCGACCTTCGATACCCGGAAGGGCGATTACGAGCATTCTGTCGAGATTTCCTATCTTGGGCGGCTGCTCCTGCGCCACCTCGACATGGCTTCGCCTGTAGATGCCCGAGATCAATGATCGTCATCCTCACTTGCCTCACGCCGGCATGATCCGCCCCTTACGAACGATGCCCCATTCGCGATCGGACGCTACGTCTGCGACCGGTTCAGCTCCGACGCGCTGACCTTCCCGGTGCGCGAGCGTCAGCGTCCACTGGCGCAATCTCCTTCCGCTCCCGGTCCGCGTCGCCTGGCGGCATTGCTCAACGCAGGGTAGCGGTGTCGGCCAGCGCCCGGAAATCCCCGACCGTGCGATCGAAATAGTGGAGGCGGGGTGCATCGAAGGTCAGCATGAAGAGCCGTCCCTCGATGATCGCGGCCCTGGCCTCGCCCTTTCTCGTCAGCTGGTCGAGATCGGTGTATTCGTAGGTGAAGTGCACGCCTTCCGATCCGAGGAACTGGCCGGGCTCGACCGAGAAGATCTGGAAAGCAGCGAGATCCTTGTAGGTGCGATAGGTCCCTTCAAGGAGTTCCGGCACTTCGATCAGCAGCGTGGACGAGGTGAACTTGGGCAGTGGATCGTGCTTCTTGTTCCGCTCCTTCACTAGCGGATCGCCGGCCTCGATGCCTCCGAAGAAGGTGACGTCGTTGAGCTGTTCGCCATCTAGCGTCCAGGTTTCGGTCCGCTTGCCGATCTTTCCGTTCAGGCGGTTCCAGTCCCGCGAGGGAGTGACCACCACGTCGGAATCCGCGACGTCGACCGTATTACCCTTCTCCCGGAGCTTGTGGGCGTCGGCAGGCGCGGCGGCCAGCGCGAGAACGGGTGCAGCTAGGCCCGCGATCGCCCAGGAACGTAAGAAACGAGAACTCATTGAAAAGGCTCCTTGGGCAGCATCATGCCGATCATCTTCGCATCGTCGGCATTTGGTGCGAGTTCGAGATAGCGGGCGAGTTCCCGCTGGGCCCGCGTCCGCTCTCCGGTCTTGAACAGCGAGAGACCGAGACCGCGATGTGCGGCCGCGAGACTGTCATCGAGAGCGATGGCGTTCGAATAGAACTCGACCGCGTTGACGAGGTCACGCTGATTGCCTCGGGTGCGATAGAGCTCGCCTCGCGCGTGCCACAGCTGGGCGGTCCAACCGTCCTTGGCGAGATTGTCGATGATGTATTCGCTACCGCCGAAATCGTTCAGCTTGATCTGGTCCTCCAGGAAGACCGGGAGCCACGCCGACAGCGCTTCCTGATAGCGCTCGGCACCATAATCTCGACCAGCCCCTTCAGGAGCTGCGAGAGCGGCGAGGTAGGTAGCGCGCTCGCTCGTTGGCGGATGCGACGCGGTGAAGGCGATCGCGTTGAACTTCGGCTTCTTCAGGCCTCGCGCGACCGCCGACGCCTCCATCTCGCCCATGAGGTTCTGCCAGACGTTCGATGCGGCCTGAGGAGCGAGCGTGCTCCGGTTGAGGTAGCCCAGACCGAGCAGGTCCGCTTCGCGCTCGTGGTCGCGGCCGTAGCGGTACAGGTTTCCGTATACCGAGATCTCGAGTGACTCATATGTGCGGCGAGCGTCGTAGCTCGGCGACATGCTCGCCAGCAGCACGCCCCAGGCGAGCAGGTCGGTTCCGTTCCGAGCCGCCTTGAAGCGGTTGAGACCGTGACGGCTCTCGAAATGGCCGAACTCGTGACCGAGCACCGCTGCCAGTTCCGCCTCGTTGCGCATCCGCAGGAGGAGGCCGCTGAAGACGCGCATGGTGCCGTTGTGCGACATGGTCGCGTTGAAGGTCGGTTCCCGCATCACATAGATCCGCGCGGTGCCGCAGCGATCGTCTCCGACTGCGCGGCAGAGGACCTCCTTGAGATAGCCGCTCAGCTTCTCGTCCTGGATGACGAGTGGGGAGGCGGCGAGCCGACGCTCGCTCTCGTCGTCCTCGCGCCACAGGCCGATCTCGTCGACACCTTGCGGCTGGTAGTAGCCTTCGAAGGGCGGAGGGAGCGGGGCAGGTTCGGCGGCGACTGATGCGGTCGATGCGCCTGCGAGCAATCCCGCCGCGAGTATGGATGAGCGGATCACGCTCATTCCTTCCCGATGTCGCTGCCGGGGAATTCCTCCAGAAGCTGCCTGACCCGCTTCTGGGATCCTTCCGCTTCGCGCACGTCTCCGCCCATCGCGCCATCGGCGTTGAGCCAAAGGAGGTCCCCCGTCCTCAGATCGACGAGACCGGCATAGCCAAGGTGTTCGCCGGATTTCACCGCGATCCCTGGCCCTAGCAGGGCGACTGCCTGGAGGATCTTGCGGCCCGTCGAACCGTAGGCATCCTTGTTGAAGATGAAGAGGCCGTAGTCGGCACTTTCTGCTCCTGGTAGGTCGGCCACTCCGTCGCCGAGCGACCAGTCGAAGACGTCCGCCTTGTTGTCCTTCTTCTTGGTCGGCAGTCGGTTGCCGACGAAGAATTGGTACTCGATGACCGCTTGCGACACGGCGGCGAACAGGGCCATGTGCTCCTCAACGGCTCGGGCGTCTTCCCCGAAGGCTTCCGGCGCTTCGACGACCTCGTTGCCTAGCCGCGCCTGGAGTTCTTCGAGCGCCACCTGGATGTTGCTCTTGGCCTGCTCGGTCCAGTCCGCGTTCGGCTCGAACATCCCGCCCGTGGATTGGGAGCCAACGCTCACAGCGGGCCGGAAGACGAGGATCCGTTTCCCGCTGTTAGCTTCGAGTTCGAAACCCTGTTTCACCGCGGATCGCTCTTGAGCGTGTGCCGGCGAAGCGAAGGACATCAGGATCGCAATCGCGGCGGCGATCGACCAGAATATGATTTTCATCTTGGCCCCCTTGCAGACCACTCCCGTAGCCCGCCCCTAGCGGATACCAATATATTGACCGAATTCGATTTCATAGCTCAAAGTTGGGAAAGGTTGTCTCCGCTGTGGCGCAGACCAACGCGAGCATACGCCGTCGCTCATCCTTGAGGCATCGTAATGTGTAGGCTTCGCCGCAGATCCGCTGAAGCTCGATCTGCCAGTTGACGGTGGTCACAGAGAACCAACGCTCCCCGGAGCCGCAGGACCCCTTAGTGGTGCGTGCGAAGGTATCGCGTGAGTCTCGCAATTTGCCCTCCGCGCTTCGCCGCGCACTCAGATGTTCCCGACCGGTCACCGGACAGGATGCCGGCATGACGCGACAGACTTGACTCGTGGGGCATCGTGCTTGCGAGTTACTGCTTGTAGTCGATTCGTTCCGCTGATATCGGCGTTGTATGGCAACGGGAATTCACAGCACCGGAGCGATCGACGACGTCAAGGTCGCCGATCGGTGGGCCTGTGATCTCGGGCTGGCTCCCGTGCCGCTATTCAGCGACGAGATCGAAGGGGATGGAAGCCACCAAGTCCTGCTTGATGGGGGGCTTGGCAGCTTCGCGATCTCCCTCACGCGCGAGGAACTGTGGCGGGACCGTCGCGCCGCCGAATGGGCTTGGTCGAGCGGTGTGCCTCACCATGTCACGGTTACCCCCGATCGTGTTGCGGTCACGCGCTGGGACGCCAAGACACCCGAGCTGTTCTCCTTGTCCAGCGTGCATGACCGACTTGACGCGTTCTACAAGTATCTCGTCGCCGATCGGGTTCGATCTAACAAGCGCGTCACCGAGGAACTGGTCGAGCTTTTCAGGAAGACACGTTCAGCGGTAGCCGCTGCAGAGATGCCCGATGCAGAAAGCGTCAATGTCTTCCTGGCCCTGCTCGCTGAAGGCATGGAGATCGGCGGGCGCAAGCACTTACCGGGGATTGGCCGCGAACTTCTGGACGCGCTGCCTGGCACCAGCCGCGAGATGCTGGTCGCGGAGGCGGCCGGACAGGCGCGCAGGAGCGACTTGTTGGGCCTTCAACCGGATCTCGCGATCCGCCATGCTGGCAGCGAGATATTCCAGGAAGCCCATTTCGCCTTGGGCCAAACGTCGATGCCTGACCTGCTTGGCTGGATCGGCCCCGCTACGGCGAAACGGGAGACTCGCGGAACTGCCCACTTCACTCCCCCGCCATTGGCCCGCACGATCGCAGAGCGTGCTCTGTCCGAACTCGGCGATATTCGTTCGCGGCGGGAGCTGACCGTGATGGATCCAGCCTGCGGTTCGGGCTCGTTCCTCTACGAGGCCATCCGCACCATCCGCAGGATGGGTTTCCAGGGCAAGCTCAGTGTGATCGGGCGCGACATCTCGGAACCCGCCGTGTCGATGGCTCGCTTCGTTCTAGCACTCGCTGCTTCCGATTGGTCACCAGACGGCGGGCTTCGTATCGATCTGGCCGTGGCTGACTCCCTTCGGGCTGACTTGCCCCGATGCGACGTCCTGCTCATGAACCCGCCGTTCCTTTCCTGGAACGCCATGCCGGCTGCAGAGCGAGAACTCACTCGCGAGTTGATGGGAGGGCTTTTGCAGGGCCGTGCGGACCTCAGTATGGTGTTCGTGCTTCGGGCACTTTCAGCACTCATGCCCGGAGGTGTGCTTGGTGCTCTACTGCCCGCAAGCTTGCTGACACTTCTGGCGGCGGAGAAGTGGCGCGCAAGTCTGATCGAGCGAACGGATGTGCGCATGCTGGCCTTTCTCGGTGACTACGGATTGTTCCGCCATGCAACGGTGCAGGTCGCGGGCCTCGTGCTGCGGAGCGGGAAGGCCGATTCCGAGACGCCAGCACTCGCCATGATCGCGGGAGACACAGCACAGTCAACAGGAGACGCGTTCCGGGCGGTGCGCCGCGGCGTCGCTCCGGTCGACGACCGGCGAGGTCGCTGGCACGTGTATCCCATCCCTTCCAATGCTTTCTTAGGAACGACCTGGCGCCTCGTGCCGCCGGCGGCCGCAGAGGCGCTGCACCGCTTGCAGAAGCTTGGCGCGACGCGCCGGATAGGGGAGTTGTTTGACGTCCGGCAGGGGATCAGGACAGGTCGGAACGGCGTGTTCCTCGTATCTGCGGTCGAACACTCGAAGCTGCCGCCCGCCGAGCGGACTTGGTTCAGGCCTGCGATGACGAGCGACAATCTCATCGACGGAAAGTTGACGCCGGATAAGTGGCTCTTCTACCCGAATGACGGGGATCGTAAGCGGATTGTTGATGAAGAGGATCTCAGGAGCAAGGTGCCGGAGTTCCACGCCACGTACCTCGCACCCTATCGGGCGGAACTAGCGGCCAGATCGAGTATCGTGCGGGCCGGCCGGGAGGACTGGTGGGGGCTTTCCGAGCGACGGAGCTGGAGCGCGAGCGACGCTCCGCGCATCGTCTCGAAATATTTCGGGGCGCCCGGAAGCTTCGCTCTGGATCCCAAGGGCTTCTACGCGGTCGTTCAAGGCTATGCGTGGTTCCCGCGAACCGAAGCGACCGATGCCGACAGCGTGAGCATTGACGATGAAGGAGCGTACGATCTGGATGCGACGTCCGCGACCACGATCCTGCCAGAGTTGCTTCCCGCGTTTGCAGCACTGTTCAATTCCGAGCCCTTCCACACTGTTCTGCGCTTGTTTTCGTCGTATGTCGGAGGAGGGCAATATGACCTCAGCCCGCGTTTCGTGAACCAGGTCCCGGTCCCTGATCTCGTTTCGGCAGCGCGCGATGAACGGGTCGGGGCGAGGTTGAATCAGCTTACTCGCCTCGGAACGCACATGGCGCCCCAGGATTCGGAATGGCGGGCACAGGTCAGTTCCGTTGTCCGAAGCCTCTACGGCGAGGCGCTCTTCGAGGATCTCTGACCGGTGAGGCCGTTCAGGATCAAGGTCGATGATCTGGAGGCTCATCGCCTCGCGACTCAGACAGCGCTTTCCAAGGCGAGCCTTTCGAAGGGTGTCACCCTAGAGCGCGAAGACCAGGGAGGAATTGTTGCTTTCGGTGTCGCCCGAAGCGCTGGCGCCGAACGGACATCTAGAAATAGGGGCGCTGACGTGTTCGTCGTGCCGATCAAGGATCTCGGTGGTAGTCTGTTTGCCTGGCTGGGCTATCGCGAGGAATGGTTGTTGGAAAAAGCCGGCAAGACCAAGGTATTCTTATTTCGGTCCTCAGGCGCGACCATCCACTTCGGATATGAGGGGGTAGAACCCAAGCCGCAGATGTTTCGCGCCGAGTGGGCCGGTCTCGTCAAGGCGGATAAGGGCTGGGATTATCAGGCGGGAGACGCCGGCCATCCGCACTGGCAGTTTGACGCGCTGGAGAGCCTTGCAGCGGAGGGCGCAGCCGACGAGGCAGCGCTGATGGCCAATCTGATACGTGCGGAACAGACCGAGCCAACGGTGCGGGAATTCGGTTCGGCGGTATCGAACATACCTGAAGTGACGACCGTAGTGTCCTCACGAGCGATTGCGGCGGTGCATTTCGCTAGCGCCGCCCCCTGGTGGCGGACCAGCCCCGGTGATGCCCATGCTCACCATCCTGAGAACGTCCAACAGATCAGCAGGTGGCTGTCGCGCACGCTGTCTTACATCGACGATCAACTGGCCCGCGTCTAGCTCCTGGGCGAAGTGTCCAGGACATCTGGTCTTTCACCGTCGGCCACCTAGGATTGCGTGACTGGTCACTCCTGTCCAGTCCGCTTCCATTCCATCCGAATGCATCGTAAATGTTCCTGTCCGATTTGACTGAATCGGACCTATGCTCACCCTTCAAGTCGCCGCCTGAATTCACCATGCGTCCCGGTGTGGTCTTCCCAATCGATCTGCTCCTAAAATCACGAGTAGGGTGCAGGAGCTCACACACCATTGTCAGGTCTACGACCGAACCCAGCATCTGCAGAGGGCCCTTTCTTTCGCAATGCTCCTCCGTTTTTCTTTAGTCGCAGTAGAGGGAAAATCGCCTCAGTCGGGTGCCGAGCGCAGGAAATCAGATAAGGACCGCAATGCGTCCAGTTCGGCTCGGTAGGTTACACTTCGACCGCTTTTGCTGGAACGGACGAGGCCGGCATTGCGCAGGATCGACAGGTGGACCGATGCATTGTTCGGCAGCGTGTCCGTCTGCTCGGCCACGTCGGTCGAGGTTATGCCATTCGGAGCGCTGGCTATCGCGAGGAATATCTCCAGCCTGGTCGGCTGGGCAAGGGCACTGAGCTTCGCGACGACATCCATCTTTTCCATTCTCCTGCAGATAGCGTCAGCCATCCCGACCGACAAGTTAATTCGATGCTTCAATAGCTATTGAAGTATTGAATCGATGTGCTATGTTGCTCGTGCGAGGCGCCGGTAGGTCCGGCGCGGAACGTGAGGAGCGGTGCCATGAGCGATACCGCGGATTACGACTTCGACCCTCATTTCGAGCAGGACCCGGTGAACTGGGCGCTCGATCCGCTTGAGGACGAAAGTGGCGGCATATTGGCTGTTCACCGCGTCGCGCTCGTCCGGATCGCATGCGTGGCTGCAGAGACCGGCGCCCGAATGCAGCGGGACGGCTTGGCGGAGGATCCGGTAGGCTGGATGGTCTCGCCGCTCGAGCTTTTCGAAGGCCGCGCGCCGATCGAAGCCTGCATGGAGCGCAGCGCCTGCTCGAAGGCGATCCTCCTTCACGGCCTGGGTCTTGGCCTCGACGCCGATCCGGCCGTGATGGATCGACTGCTCTTCGACCATTCGGCATCCTTGGAGAGCGGACATGGTTGAACCGGCGCAGTCCAATATACGCCAATTGCGCCGTGTCGACCTTCGTGTCGGCGAGACCGGCTTCGGCGATCCGGACGACCCTCAGCGCGTGGCTGCCGTCCTCGACGTGGAGACGACCGGGCTGGATCTCGAGAACGATAGGGTCATCGAACTAGCGGTGCGACGTTTCAGGTATGATCCCGGTGGGCACATCACTGAGATTGGTCGGGCGTGGTGCTGGCGCGAGGATCCTGGCGTTCCGCTGCCCGAAGATGTGATTCGGATCACCGGCATAACGGACCAAGATCTCGTCGGGCGTCGGATCGACGACAGGGTGGCGACCGATATCATCTCATCCGCCGATCTTGTCATAGCCCACAACGCCGCGTTCGACCGCCCCATGGTGGAGAAGCGCCTCACCGACTTGCCGACCAAGCAGTGGGCTTGCTCATGCGTGGAGATCGACTGGGCGGCGGCTGGCTTCGAAGGTCGGTCGCTCGGCTGGCTGTGCGCGCAGGCAGGATGGTTTTATGATGCCCATCGAGCGCAGGGGGATGTCGACGCACTCATCCAGCTTCTGCGCCACGAGCGGACCGATGGTCGCCCGCTGCTTTACGAGCTCGATGGCAGCTCTTCATGCGAAAGTTTCCTCGTTGAAGCCGTCGGCTCGGCGTTCTCGACCAAGGATGCTTTGCGGATGCGTGGCTACCGTTGGGATTCGAAGGCACAGGTCTGGTGGCGTGAGGTCATGCAATTCCGTCTTCTCGAGGAGCAGGCGTGGTTGGCCAGCGAGGTCTACGCGAGCGGAAGG
This genomic interval carries:
- a CDS encoding excalibur calcium-binding domain-containing protein; protein product: MVGSLLSVVVSFIWPSAAIAHPGGLAADGCHNDRKNGGRHCHRTPPTQSRDRQSARTDVYYANCAAARAAGKAPVRSGDPGYARHLDRDGDGIGCE
- a CDS encoding M48 family metallopeptidase — protein: MIRSSILAAGLLAGASTASVAAEPAPLPPPFEGYYQPQGVDEIGLWREDDESERRLAASPLVIQDEKLSGYLKEVLCRAVGDDRCGTARIYVMREPTFNATMSHNGTMRVFSGLLLRMRNEAELAAVLGHEFGHFESRHGLNRFKAARNGTDLLAWGVLLASMSPSYDARRTYESLEISVYGNLYRYGRDHEREADLLGLGYLNRSTLAPQAASNVWQNLMGEMEASAVARGLKKPKFNAIAFTASHPPTSERATYLAALAAPEGAGRDYGAERYQEALSAWLPVFLEDQIKLNDFGGSEYIIDNLAKDGWTAQLWHARGELYRTRGNQRDLVNAVEFYSNAIALDDSLAAAHRGLGLSLFKTGERTRAQRELARYLELAPNADDAKMIGMMLPKEPFQ
- a CDS encoding N-6 DNA methylase: MATGIHSTGAIDDVKVADRWACDLGLAPVPLFSDEIEGDGSHQVLLDGGLGSFAISLTREELWRDRRAAEWAWSSGVPHHVTVTPDRVAVTRWDAKTPELFSLSSVHDRLDAFYKYLVADRVRSNKRVTEELVELFRKTRSAVAAAEMPDAESVNVFLALLAEGMEIGGRKHLPGIGRELLDALPGTSREMLVAEAAGQARRSDLLGLQPDLAIRHAGSEIFQEAHFALGQTSMPDLLGWIGPATAKRETRGTAHFTPPPLARTIAERALSELGDIRSRRELTVMDPACGSGSFLYEAIRTIRRMGFQGKLSVIGRDISEPAVSMARFVLALAASDWSPDGGLRIDLAVADSLRADLPRCDVLLMNPPFLSWNAMPAAERELTRELMGGLLQGRADLSMVFVLRALSALMPGGVLGALLPASLLTLLAAEKWRASLIERTDVRMLAFLGDYGLFRHATVQVAGLVLRSGKADSETPALAMIAGDTAQSTGDAFRAVRRGVAPVDDRRGRWHVYPIPSNAFLGTTWRLVPPAAAEALHRLQKLGATRRIGELFDVRQGIRTGRNGVFLVSAVEHSKLPPAERTWFRPAMTSDNLIDGKLTPDKWLFYPNDGDRKRIVDEEDLRSKVPEFHATYLAPYRAELAARSSIVRAGREDWWGLSERRSWSASDAPRIVSKYFGAPGSFALDPKGFYAVVQGYAWFPRTEATDADSVSIDDEGAYDLDATSATTILPELLPAFAALFNSEPFHTVLRLFSSYVGGGQYDLSPRFVNQVPVPDLVSAARDERVGARLNQLTRLGTHMAPQDSEWRAQVSSVVRSLYGEALFEDL
- a CDS encoding ArsR/SmtB family transcription factor; protein product: MEKMDVVAKLSALAQPTRLEIFLAIASAPNGITSTDVAEQTDTLPNNASVHLSILRNAGLVRSSKSGRSVTYRAELDALRSLSDFLRSAPD
- a CDS encoding 3'-5' exonuclease — its product is MVEPAQSNIRQLRRVDLRVGETGFGDPDDPQRVAAVLDVETTGLDLENDRVIELAVRRFRYDPGGHITEIGRAWCWREDPGVPLPEDVIRITGITDQDLVGRRIDDRVATDIISSADLVIAHNAAFDRPMVEKRLTDLPTKQWACSCVEIDWAAAGFEGRSLGWLCAQAGWFYDAHRAQGDVDALIQLLRHERTDGRPLLYELDGSSSCESFLVEAVGSAFSTKDALRMRGYRWDSKAQVWWREVMQFRLLEEQAWLASEVYASGRGARALGPRLTRRDAYSRYRLDSRD